One part of the Vicia villosa cultivar HV-30 ecotype Madison, WI linkage group LG6, Vvil1.0, whole genome shotgun sequence genome encodes these proteins:
- the LOC131610868 gene encoding nonsense-mediated mRNA decay protein 2 — MDLKDSHEFDKVPSHMLIEATGDSEDDSNDSTIDEFGYDDDDDDAESCCHDNAAEFKVCKSEDEEVKKSDVYGSSYIEDDDIQEQKNYKSYVSDDSSDQKFLDEMEKNRLFWEACLAS, encoded by the coding sequence ATGGACTTGAAAGATTCTCATGAATTTGATAAGGTTCCTTCTCATATGCTTATTGAAGCCACTGGTGATTCTGAAGATGATTCTAATGATTCAACAATAGATGAATTtggttatgatgatgatgatgatgatgctgaaTCTTGTTGCCATGATAATGCTGCTGAATTCAAGGTATGTAAGTCTGAAGATGAAGAAGTGAAAAAAAGTGATGTTTATGGTTCTTCATATATTGAAGATGATGATATTCAAGAACAGAAGAATTACAAGTCATATGTTTCTGATGATTCTTCTGATCAAAAGTTCTTAGATGAGATGGAAAAGAACAGGCTTTTCTGGGAAGCTTGTTTGGCATCTTGA
- the LOC131610867 gene encoding rho GTPase-activating protein 2-like: MRGPVVVSGGCGSGVKGRRGGRDGGEEVSPAALMLAALKKSMVACSVESPDDVISTVHHPMEIGWPTNVKHVSHVTFDRFNGFLGLPLELEVHVPAPVPSASVSVFGVSAESMQCSYDSKGNSVPTILLLMQERLYSQGGLKAEGIFRINPENGEEEHLREQLNRGIVPNDIDVHCLAGLIKAWFRELPSGILDGLSPEEVLECNTEEESVELVKELKPVESALLSWAIDLMADVVVEADYNKMDARNIAMVFAPNMTQMSDPLTALMHAVQVMNLLKTLILKTLRDREETSTEEYSSMSSHSSDHQSEVDDYDSQQEMDTNGESKRAKLDYDDHADYSHNLEEAAASVESPKSCSNYHTESVISVTDTKTEDSCLSSSSRNDSTTTEGSNDDTTSSPSIQSKETNDVEMVNKCGVSVSSS; the protein is encoded by the exons ATGAGAGGACCAGTGGTGGTGAGTGGTGGATGCGGCAGTGGTGTGAAGGGGAGGAGAGGAGGGCGCGACGGCGGAGAAGAAGTGTCGCCGGCGGCGTTAATGTTGGCTGCTTTGAAGAAATCAATGGTGGCCTGTAGTGTGGAGAGTCCTGATGATGTGATTTCGACTGTTCATCATCCAATGGAGATTGGATGGCCTACAAACGTTAAACATGTTAGCCATGTTACGTTTGAtaggtttaatggttttttaGGTCTTCCTCTTGAACTTGAGGTTCATGTTCCTGCTCCTGTTCCAAGTGCTAG TGTTAGTGTGTTTGGTGTCTCAGCAGAATCAATGCAATGTTCTTATGATTCAAAGGGAAACAGTGTCCCCACTATTCTGCTACTGATGCAGGAAAGATTATACTCACAGGGAGGATTGAAG GCTGAAGGAATATTCCGTATAAATCCGGAGAACGGTGAAGAGGAACATTTGAGGGAGCAATTGAATAGAGGCATTGTGCCGAATGACATTGATGTTCATTGTTTGGCTGGTTTGATAAAAGCATGGTTTAGGGAACTTCCTTCAGGAATTTTAGATGGACTTTCGCCTGAGGAAGTTCTTGAATGCAACACGGAAGAAGAATCTGTTGAGCTTGTGAAGGAGCTGAAACCGGTTGAATCAGCTTTGCTTAGTTGGGCTATTGATCTCATGGCTGATGTTGTAGTTGAAGCGGACTATAATAAAATGGATGCTAGAAATATTGCAATGGTTTTTGCGCCAAATATGACTCAG ATGTCGGATCCATTAACTGCTCTAATGCACGCGGTCCAAGTGATGAATTTACTTAAAACACTGATATTGAAGACACTTCGAGATCGCGAAGAGACATCAACAGAAGAATATTCATCCATGTCATCTCATTCATCAGATCATCAATCAGAAGTAGATGACTACGACAGTCAACAAGAAATGGATACTAATGGCGAATCCAAAAGAGCCAAATTAGATTATGATGATCATGCTGACTACAGCCACAACCTTGAAGAGGCAGCTGCATCTGTAGAGAGTCCAAAGAGTTGTTCTAACTATCACACGGAATCTGTTATATCAGTTACTGATACAAAAACTGAGGATTCTTGCTTGAGTTCCAGTTCTAGAAACGACTCGACAACTACTGAGGGATCGAATGATGATACAACAAGTAGTCCATCGATACAAAGTAAAGAAACCAATGATGTGGAGATGGTAAATAAATGCGGCGTTTCGGTTTCATCTAGTTAA
- the LOC131613007 gene encoding peroxidase 3-like, with translation MKMRFFLVASMILFSFLEISEGGSLRKNFYKKSCPQAEDIVKNITQQHVFSRPELPAKLLRLHFHDCFVRGCDASVLIESTASNTAEKDAIPNLSLSGFDVVQDIKDAVEAKCPGIVSCADILALTARDAVSVQFNNKQKWEVLTGRRDGIVSKSSEALINIPAPFHNITTLRQIFASKKLTLHDLVVLSGAHTIGIGHCNLFSNRLFNFTGKGDQDPSLNPTYAEFLKTKCQGLSDTTTTVEMDPNSSTDFNSDYYPILLQNKGLFTSDATLLTTKQSRNIVNELVSQNKFFTEFGQSMKRMGAIGVLSGSDGEIRRKCSIVN, from the exons atGAAGATGAGATTCTTCCTTGTAGCTTCTATGATACTTTTCAGTTTCCTTGAGATCAGTGAAGGAGGCAGTCTCAGGAAGAATTTCTATAAGAAATCATGTCCTCAAGCTGAGGACATTGTCAAGAACATAACCCAACAACATGTTTTTTCAAGGCCTGAGCTTCCAGCCAAGTTGCTAAGATTGCATTTTCATGACTGTTTTGTTAGG GGGTGTGATGCTTCGGTTTTGATAGAGTCCACTGCAAGTAACACTGCGGAGAAGGATGCTATTCCTAATTTATCGTTATCAGGCTTCGATGTGGTACAGGATATCAAAGATGCTGTGGAAGCAAAGTGTCCTGGAATTGTTTCATGTGCTGATATACTTGCACTCACTGCTAGAGATGCTGTTTCTGTCCAA TTTAATAATAAACAAAAGTGGGAAGTGCTTACTGGTAGAAGAGATGGTATTGTCTCCAAAAGCTCTGAAGCACTCATCAATATCCCAGCACCTTTCCATAACATCACAACACTCAGACAAATCTTTGCTAGTAAAAAGCTTACTCTTCATGACTTGGTTGTATTATCAG GAGCACACACAATTGGAATAGGACATTGCAACTTATTCAGCAACAGGCTTTTCAACTTCACTGGAAAAGGTGATCAAGATCCTTCTCTGAATCCAACTTATGCCGAATTCTTGAAGACCAAGTGCCAAGGTTTAAGTGACACCACCACAACGGTGGAGATGGATCCTAATAGTTCAACAGACTTTAATAGCGACTATTATCCTATCCTTCTCCAGAACAAAGGTCTATTCACATCAGATGCTACTCTTCTCACAACCAAACAGTCAAGGAACATTGTTAATGAGTTGGTTTCACAAAACAAATTCTTCACTGAGTTTGGTCAGTCAATGAAGAGGATGGGAGCCATTGGTGTCCTTTCCGGTTCTGATGGAGAGATTAGGAGGAAATGCTCTattgttaattaa
- the LOC131615170 gene encoding uncharacterized protein LOC131615170 — protein sequence MHMGTGGSGSMPLPLHMGTGGSGSMPLPMHIETGGSSMPLPIPSEDDTSAPGDTSAPGDTSAPGDTSAEEQTKRKRILKKNTTQKIKYHEGRLCIYPDAGSIVPSHQAVSIITNIIKEKYTQFWASYGAVDEDEREKWFQAFQERCVWDVRDEAAIKENFHTKCAARFSDTMRNVRLKWEAKGTRPRWIGEDIFPQLVDHWNSDKFKEISEQAKKNRASEVGGCNYAAGSISVAEVARRMREELGRTPLLNELHMETHLKRNGEFIDERAKITQENFDKELAIKLSEHPEIPEPPPGYPVDPSLGFQTWYKVSGGKKKNGRVYCTGGYSKNIKRRSRDFKMRYADGEGSSTPPILTAEMLETVRNLANTEAAQQVAARNLEIEEMKRKQLEMQEEMQRRERELREEMRREFQEEMRRQTQEYQEAMRIANERSQRFDQFFASQNMSGGGFGGTSGYGGADEEEEEQNGGNN from the exons ATGCATATGGGGACAGGTGGATCTGGTAGCATGCCATTACCCTTGCATATGGGGACAGGTGGATCTGGTAGCATGCCATTACCCATGCATATAGAGACAGGTGGATCTAGCATGCCATTACCCATTCCTTCAGAGGATGATACCAGTGCTCCTGGAGATACCAGTGCTCCTGGAGATACCAGCGCTCCTGGAGATACTAGTGCTGAGGAGCAAACAAAGAGGAAgcgtattttgaaaaaaaatacgaCTCAAAAAATTAAGTATCATGAGGGCAGACTATGCATTTATCCTGATGCAGGATC aatTGTTCCCTCACATCAGGCAGTATCGATcataacaaatattataaaagagAAGTACACACAATTTTGGGCGTCTTATGGAGCTGTAGATGAAGATGAGAGGGAAAAATGGTTTCAGGCATTTCAG GAGCGTTGTGTTTGGGATGTTAGAGATGAGGCCGCGATTAAAGAAAACTTTCACACAAAATGTGCTGCTCGATTTTCTGATACCATGAGGAATGTTAGACTTAAATGGGAAGCAAAAGGGACACGTCCACGTTGGATAGGAGAAGATATATTCCCACAGCTTGTTGATCATTGGAATTCTGATAAGTTTAAGGAAATATCTGAGCaggcaaagaaaaatagagcatCTGAAGTTGGTGGCTGCAACTATGCAGCGGGAAGTATTAGTGTGGCTGAAGTTGCGCGAAGGATG cgTGAAGAATTAGGCAGAACTCCACTTCTTAATGAGCTCCACATGGAGACTCATCTCAAGAGAAATGGAGAGTTTATTGACGAGCGCGCAAAAATCACTCAA gagaatTTTGATAAAGAACTTGCCATAAAGTTGTCAGAGCATCCTGAAATACCCGAACCACCACCGGGGTATCCTGTTGACCCCAGTCTTGGTTTTCAGACTTGGTATAAGGTTTCAGgtggaaagaagaaaaatgggaGAGTGTATTGTACTGGAGGGTATTCCAAAAATATCAAGCGGCGTAGTAGAGATTTCAAAATGAGGTATGCTGATGGAGAAGGATCATCCACTCCACCTATATTAACCGCCGAAATGCTTGAAACTGTGAGAAACTTGGCAAATACTGAGGCAGCACAACAAGTAGCAGCaagaaatttggaaattgaagagatgaagagaaaacaattagagatgcaggaggaaatgcaaagaagagaaagagaattacGGGAAGAAATGAGGAGAGAATTTCAGGAAGAAATGAGGAGGCAGACACAGGAATACCAAGAAGCAATGCGAATTGCAAATGAGCGGTCACAAAGGTTTGATCAGTTTTTTGCTTCACAAAATATGAGTGGTGGTGGATTTGGAGGAACTAGTGGATATGGAGGAGctgatgaagaagaggaggaacaaAATGGGGGGAATAATTAA
- the LOC131615171 gene encoding uncharacterized protein LOC131615171, whose amino-acid sequence MEHYQFYRSWMYDRMFPGRRGLKPLFMEGVAAFLSYAFAQECCRREGGVRCPCLKCGCRNIISDPSEVKRHLERVGFRPNYWVWTSNGETMQEMNREASSSQTHIEPDINRVDPGSSSSHMQCQEQFNLVEEMFTDALGVNVAYDEPQDLDGEELPNEKAQRFYQLLKEINIPLFEGSSDSKLSMCVRLLAAKSNWNVPDQCLEFFARLMLDATPVKENMPTSYYDAKRVVSKLGLEVKKIDCCIRGCMLFYDNEFGTNDGELEECKFCESPMYLVSSKGVDQRQNRVAAKSMFYLPIIPRLQRMFASMHSASQMAWHHTNRISSGMMRHPSDGEAWKHFDRVHPEFALEPRNVRLGLCSDGFTPYNFSGNAHSCWPVIVTPYNLPPEMCMTKPYMFLTCIIPGPSSPKAGIDVYLQPLIDDLKRLWVGAWTYDVSRKQNFNMRAALMWTINDFPAYGMLSGWGTHGKMGCPHCMNHTKAFTLDFGGKSSWFDCHRRFLPTNHEFRRNKDAFRKGIKVKDLPPPRLSSTQVWNNVYDLPKFTDYGEARRIKGYGVDHNWTKRSIFWDLPYWKDNLLRHNLDVMHIEKNFFDNVLNTVMDNEKTKDNEKARKDMELYCNRKELELKPRPNGKLLKPKACYTLTPQEAKAVCRWLNELRMPGGYSSNLARCADANTGKLHGMKSHDCHIFMERLLPIAFSSLPKNVLNPLTEISQFFRDICASTLRVDDIIKLDRNIPVILCKLEQIFPPGFFDSMEHLPVHLAYEAFLGGPVQYRWMYPFERFMGDSKRSVKNKARVEGSICAHYIHREISHFCSHYFNHMMLSPRIIRNEVNFSERSQFTLSVFGRPGRPAGKKSEHWLSQKEMQSAHVHVLINCIEVKPYLEAFGTYYYQSTGEQPSTGYTHAYFPTWFKQQLSCIVTLSPDLIHLRNLSEGPSQRVNEWHTYFVNGYKFHTEEWSVGKKTVNSGVVVKGVTEGGEDDFYGVITHIYELVYNYMDSENKVVLFYCDWYDPSSRGTKIDKKYNTVEIRRDRKYKEYDPFIMAHNVRQVYYVPYPSITPRKREWCVVIKSNPMGHIETDELMEDVAYQHDEISPVNEVIETEEIVSLCDTAVEGQQIDASILLSTNPMEEEHEELGESEDNNIRCDEDNEDYDDE is encoded by the exons ATGGAACATTACCAAttctatcgtagttggatgtatgaTAGAATGTTTCCTGGACGACGTGGGCTTAAACCACTTTTTATGGAAGGAGTTGCCGCGTTTCTCTCGTAtgcgtttgctcaagaatgttgtcgcAGGGAAGGAGGGGTAAGGTGTCCGTGTTTAAAGTGTGGTTGCAGAAATATTATTAGTGACCCTAGTGAAGTGAAGCGTCACTTGGAGAGAGTGGGTTTTAGgccaaattattgggtttggacatcTAATGGGGAAACAATGCAGGAGATGAATAGAGAGGCTTCTAGCAGTCAAACACATATAGAACCAGATATAAATAGAGTTGATCCAGGGAGTAGTTCATCACATATGCAGTGCCAGGAGCAATTTAATCTCGTCGAGGAGATGTTCACTGACGCATTAGGGGTGAATGTGGCGTATGATGAACCACAAGACTTAGATGGAGAAGAACTCCCGAATGAGAAAGCTCAAAGGTTTTATCAGCTgttgaaagaaataaatataccATTGTTTGAGGGGTCTTCTGACTCTAagctatcaatgtgtgtgagacttTTGGCTGCGAaatcaaattggaatgttcctgatcagtgtttagaATTCTTTGCGAGATTGATGTTGGACGCGACTCCTGTGAAAGAAAACATGCCTACAAGTTATTATGATGCAAAAAgggtggtgtcgaagttgggattAGAAGTtaaaaagattgattgttgcattagaggttgcatgttgttttatgacaacgAGTTTGGTACAAATGATGGGgaattggaggaatgtaagttttgcgaGAGTCCGATGTATTTAGTTAGCAGTAAAGGAGTTGACCAAAGGCAAAATCGCGTTGCAGCGAAATCTATGTTCTATCTACCAATAATACCTAGGTTGCAAAGAATGTTTgcatcaatgcacagtgcaagccaAATGGCATGGCACCATACAAACAGAATTAGTTCAGGCATgatgcgacatccatctgatggcgaggcatggaaacacTTTGATAGAGTTCATCCTGAGTTTGCACTTGAACCTAGGAATGTCCgacttggattatgctcagatggtttcaCTCCTTATAATTTTTCAGGAAATGCacattcttgttggccagttattgttacCCCGTACAatctccctcctgagatgtgcatgacgaaACCTTACATGTTTTTGACATGCATCATTCCGGGACCGTCGAGTCCAAAGGCTGGAATCGATGTTTATttgcaacctttaattgatgatctcAAGAGGCTGTGGGTGGGAGCGTGGACTTATGATGTGTCtcgtaaacaaaattttaatatgcGAGCGGCTTTGATGTGGACAATTAATGACTTTcctgcatatggcatgttgtctggatgGGGTACACATGGTAAAATGGGATGTCCGCATTGCATGAATCACACAAAAGCGTTTACTTtggactttggtgggaaaagttcgtggtttgactgtcatcgTAGGTTCTTACCTACCAACCATGAATTTAGAAGGAATAAAGATGCTTTTAGAAAAGGAATAAAAGTAAAAGATCTACCTCCCCCTCGATTGTCATCGACTCAAGTATGGAATAATGTTTATGACCTACCAAAATTCACAGACTATGGTGAAGCACGTAGAATTAAAGGATATGGGGTTGaccacaattggacaaaaagaagtatcttTTGGGACCTCCCTTATTGGAAGGATAATTTATTGCGTCATAAtcttgatgttatgcatattgagaagaacttTTTTGATAATGTGCTTAACACGGTGATGGATAATGAGAAGACAAAAGACAATGAGAAGGCTAGGAAAGACATGGAACTTTATTGTAATCGAAAAGAATTGGAGTTGAAACCTCGACCAAACGGaaaattattaaaacccaaggcttgttacACTCTTACTCCCCAAGAAGCAAAAGCTGTATGTCGGTGGTTAAATGAATTGAGGATGCCTGGTGGTTATTCTTCTAACCTGGCAAGATGTGCTGACGCCAACACTGGGAAattgcatggaatgaaaagtcacgattgtcatATTTTCATGGAACGATTACTTCCAATTGCATTCAGTTCACTACCCAAGAATGTGCTTAATCCACTTACTGAGATCAGTCAATTTTTTAGAGACATTTGTGCTTCAACTTTAAGAGTAGACGACATCATTAAATTGGACCGAAATATTCCTGTCATTCTTTGCAAGTTGGAGCAAATATTCCCGCCAGGTTTCTTTGATTCTATGGAGCATCTCCCTGTGCATCTTGCTTATGAAGCTTTTCTAGGTGGACCTGTTCAATATAGATGGATGTATCCATTTGAAcgattcatgggtgattcaaagcgatcagttAAAAATAAGGCACGAGTTgagggatcaatttgtgcacattATATACATCGCGAAATATCACATTTTTGCTCTCATTATTTCAATCACATGATGTTGTCTCCAAGAATCATAAGGAACGAAGTTAACTTcagtgaaagaagtcaatttacctTATCAGTTTTCGGTCGTCCAGGCCGTCCCGCAGGGAAGAAGAGTGAGCATTGGCTTTCACAAAAAGAAATGCAATCTGCTCATGTTCATGTGCTGATTAACTGCATTGAAGTtaaaccatatcttga gGCATTTGGTACCTACTATTATCAAAGCACAGGCGAACAACCATCGACTGGTTACACACATGCCTATTTTCCAACATGGTTTAAGCAGCAATTATCATGTATTGTTACACTAAGTCCTGACTTAATACATTTGCGAAATTTGTCTGAAGGCCCTAGTCAACGTGtaaatgaatggcacacataTTTTGTAAACGGTTACAAATTTCACACTGAGGAATGGAGTGTAGGGAAGAAAACCGTAAACAGTGGTGTAgtcgtaaaaggagttacagaggGTGGTGAGGACGACTTCTATGGGGTTATCACACATATTTACGAGTTGGTTTATAATTATATGGActcggaaaataaagttgtcttattTTATTGTGATTGGTATGATCCATCTTCTAGAGGaacaaaaattgataaaaagtATAACACTGTTgagattcgaagagatagaaagtacaaagagtatgaccctttcattATGGCACAtaatgttaggcaagtttattatgtaccttatccttcaaTTACCCCACGGAAACGAGAATGGTGTGTTGTAATCAAGTCCAACCCAATGGGTCACATTGAGACTGATGAGTTAATGGAAGATGTTGCATACCAACATGATGAGATTTCACCTGTTAATGAGGTAATTGAAACTGAGGAGATTGTAAGTTTGTGTGATACTGCAGTTGAGGGTCAACAAATTGACGCAAGTATCTTGTTGTCAACAAATCCTATGgaagaagagcatgaagagcTAGGAGAGTCTGAAGACAATAATATCAGATGCGATGAAGACAACGAAgattatgatgatgaatga